A genomic window from Cyprinus carpio isolate SPL01 chromosome A2, ASM1834038v1, whole genome shotgun sequence includes:
- the LOC109058069 gene encoding uncharacterized protein LOC109058069 isoform X2, producing the protein MSLNYLLLLLLFPLTFKTGFSAEISVFVQTGDSVQLDIQTQELSAFDLLSWSNEKSKSIVRYTSETKRVNLHSSYKDRVDFNDKTFSLTLKNMQKTDSGLYTAKTIGESENNIVKYRVSVIDAVEAPVLTVNSKWLSGNFCTVNFTCRAHELMIDSSYQNNSCSPEKVTSQINTLILDCYEGFIICNHSNPVSWKKERINITQLCDDNKKNDSKNDQTGSSLLWPVVASVAVAVIILIIICLSVFLYCRRKKGSGNAET; encoded by the exons ATGTCATTAAATTACCTACTCTTATTACTTCTTTTTCCTCTGACCTTCAAAACag gGTTCAGTGCTGAGATCTCTGTGTTTGTTCAGACGGGAGATTCTGTTCAGCTGGATATACAGACACAAGAACTATCAGCGTTTGATCTTTTATCCTGGAGTAATGAAAAATCAAAGAGTATAGTTAGATATACAAGTGAAACTAAAAGAGTAAATCTTCACTCTTCCTACAAGGACAGAGTGGATTTCAATGATAAAACCTTCTCTCTGACACTGAAGAACATGCAGAAGACAGACAGTGGACTCTACACAGCAAAAACAATTGGAGAATCAGAGAACAATATTGTTAAATACAGAGTATCTGTTATAG atgctgtggagGCTCCTGTGCTGACTGTGAACTCAAAATGGCTCAGCGGTAACTTCTGTACTGTGAACTTCACATGCAGAGCTCATGAGCTCATGATTGACTCTAGCTATCAGAACAACAGCTGCTCTCCAGAGAAAGTGACATCACAGATCAACACTCTCATCCTGGACTGCTATGAGGGATTCATCATCTGTAACCACAGCAACCCTGTCAGctggaaaaaagagagaataaacaTCACACAGCTCTGTGACGATAATAAAA AGAACGACTCAAAGAATGACCAGACTGGTTCATCTCTCCTGTGGCCAGTAGTTGCTTCGGTGGCAGTGGCAGTGATCATTTTGATAATAATATGTCTTTCAGTCTTTCTGTACTGCAGACGTAAAAAAG
- the LOC109058068 gene encoding uncharacterized protein LOC109058068, with the protein MKFRLLLSFVLLTYNKGFSAEISVFVETGDSVQLDIQTQELPEFDLLYWSNDKSESIVKYFYKTKVVRLHSSYKDRVDFNNKTFSLTLKNMQKTHSGLYTARTSGESDKNIVTYRVSVIDAVEAPVLTVNSSGSSDSCTFNFTCRGHVFTLSSTFVYDSCSREEVTSQINTLILDCSEESIICNHSNPVSWKEDRINITQLCEENERRQMTTIFYVSSYKIGLIIVCVVVGVIVFAGLVLYCFCKNKKGVKPADDTDYDDAETQKMTGDTWTTVTYCTVGGHQTPSSAHDC; encoded by the exons ATGAAATTTAGGCTGCTCCTGTCATTTGTTCTTCTTACATACAACAAAG GGTTCAGTGCTGAGATCTCTGTGTTTGTTGAGACAGGAGATTCTGTTCAACTGGATATACAGACACAAGAACTACCAGAGTTTGAtcttttatactggagtaatgataaatCAGAGAgtatagttaaatatttttataaaactaaagTGGTAAGACTTCACTCTTCCTACAAGGACAGAGTGgatttcaataataaaacctTCTCTCTGACACTTAAGAACATGCAGAAGACACACAGTGGACTCTACACAGCAAGAACAAGTGGAGAATCAGACAAGAATATTGTTACATACAGAGTATCTGTTATAG atgctgtggagGCTCCTGTCCTGACTGTGAACTCAAGCGGGTCTAGTGATTCCTGTACTTTCAATTTTACATGTAGAGGTCATGTCTTCACACTCAGCTCCACTTTTGTATATGACAGCTGCTCAcgagaggaagtgacatcacagaTCAACACCCTCATCCTGGACTGCAGTGAGGAATCCATCATCTGTAACCATAGCAACCCTGTCAGCTGGAAAGAAGACAGAATAAACATCACACAGCTCTGTGAAG AGAATGAAAGACGACAAATGACGACAATCTTCTATGTTTCATCTTACAAGATTGGGCtcattattgtgtgtgttgttgtgggaGTGATAGTATTTGCTGGTTTGGTTCTTTActgtttctgcaaaaataaaaaag GTGTCAAACCGGCTGATGATACAGACTACGATGATGCTGAG aCCCAGAAGATGACAGGAGATACATGGACCACCGTCACCTACTGTACAGTAGGAGGACACCAAACACCTTCATCTGCTCATGACTGCTGA